In Desulfobulbaceae bacterium, the DNA window GGTTTTAAAGAACTCGAAACTTGATTTCTGCCACAGAAGTTACATTATGGGAATCCTTAATGTAACTCCAGACTCTTTTTCTGATGGTGGACAATTTGTAGAAAAACGTTCCATTCTCTCTCATGTTCAAGAGATGATTGGTGATGGAGCAGATATTATTGATGTGGGAGGAGAATCTACCCGCCCCTTTGCCAATCCCGTATCAGAAGAAGAAGAACTTTCACGAGTCATCCCAGCCATACAGGCTATCCGCAAGCATTCTTCAATTCCAATTTCCATTGACACCACAAAGTCAACTGTTGCAGCTCAGGCCTTAGAAGCTGGGGCCGATATAATTAATGATATAAGTGCGCTGCGCTTTGACCCGCGCATGGCTGATATTGCTAATACGTTCAAGGCCCCTGTTATTATCATGCACATGCAGGGCAAACCTTCCGATATGCAAATTAGCCCTCACTATGATAGTATCATAGAAGAAACGCTCTCTTTTTTTAAGGAGCGGATCGATTGGCTAGAAAATCAAGGTATTAGCAAGGATCGAATAGTTATTGATCCAGGCATAGGCTTTGGAAAAACCCTTGCCCATAATCTGCTGATTCTGAACAGGGTCAACGACTACTCCATTTTCGGGTGCCCTGTGCTTATAGGCCACTCACGGAAATCTTTTATCGGCAAAATTCTTGAAGATGACAGCGCTGACCGAGATAGCCCAACAGCAATTCTATCCGGAATACTTGCCGCAAAGCACGTATCGATACTCAGGGTTCATGATGTTAAGAAAACACACGAGGCGCTAAAGATTAGCCAAGCCCTTGTAAATGCATGTTAATATAAGACTAGTTATTTCTAATGCACATTAAAGAGCGAATAGATCGTTTTATTGAGTACAACAACGGTCGCATACAAAAATCTGTTAATTTTAAAGGGTCAAAGGCGGCCTTTCTCTTTAAAATTGTTCCCTTTCTGCTGCATAGCAATGCACCAGACTTACCTGGTTACGTAAACGAACCAGACTGCTGCTATGGTATTCATTTTTACAAACCGGAAAAGGAGATGAGTATTGATCTCTTTCAACGTTATTTCCCTTCGTCCACAGCACTTCGTTCCGGTTCGCCGTCTCCTTTTCCTCAGAAGCCATTTATCCACTCGTTAAAAACCATCGGCAGTATCGGCACAATCGCCCAAACTGATAAATCTGACTGTGATTACTGGGTAAGTGTTTCTTTGGATGAGCTTGGGGATAGAGGACTTGCGCAACTGGAACAAAAGTGCAAACTCATTGAGGCCTGGGCTCAGGAGCAGGGACATGAGGTTTATTTTTTCCCGATGGATATTGTCCAAACCAAGGAAAACAGCTTCCAATCCAGAACTGACGAGGAGTCTGCCGGCTCAGCAATTAAACTTCTTTTAAAAGATGAACTGTTCAGAACACATGTTCTGGTCGCTGGAAAAATGCCCTTATGGTGGCTTATTCCCCCCGGATTAAGCGATAGCGAGTACAAGGCTTTTGTCGACCAACTCCCGGAAACATCAAAGATTAACCTCAACAATTTTGTTGATCTCGGATACATTTCGATTCTCCCCAAGGAAGAGATTTTTGGGGCCTGTCTTTGGCAGATGAATAAAGCTTTGGACAGCCCTTTCAAATCGGTAATTAAATTTGCCTACCTGGAACTGCTGCTTAGCGACAGGCCACAGTCGATTGTCCTTTTTTCCGACCGGATAAAAACTCTTGTTACCTATCCGGAACAACTCCCAGAGAATTCTATGGCCCTCGCCATCGAAGCCATCGACCCTTATCTTTTGATGGCTAAAGAGATTGTAGCCTTTTACCAGAACGAACGGTCAGTTAATAAAAGAGATGACTTTATACGTTCCTGTTTTTTCTTGAAAACCCTTGAGGGAAGAGAGTCTCAGAAGAAATTAGCAGACGGAAGCAGCCATCTGAAAACCACTACTGATCTCATGGAAGATTGGGGCTTGCTGCCTGATAACGCGCAACATTACCTGAATTATCGGCACTGGACACATAAAGACCTTCTCAAGGAAGGAACAAAAGTTCACGAATACCTTATCGAGACCTATAAGAAATTGCGCTGGTATCTCAGAACATTTTCCAAAGAAAAAAGAAAACTGACTATTACAGAACAAGACATTGCTGTGTTAGGCAGAAAGCTCTTCACCTTTCACGAAAAAAAGCCTAACAAGATTGACTACATAAACAGTTTATCACGTCAATCAATGCAACAATTTGATATTACCATCCATGTTGCCAGACTTTCAGGAACCGACTATTTCTTCGCATTTCAGGGCGATCACGATCACAATACTATAAAAAATAAAAAAGACTATATTATCAAGCGTGAAGATGATCCTATAAAATTATTAACCTGGATGATGGTTAACGGAATTCTTACCAAATCCACCAAGCTTCATTTGACCAAAAACTACCTCCCCGTTGACCTGACCG includes these proteins:
- the folP gene encoding dihydropteroate synthase — protein: MYLVLKNSKLDFCHRSYIMGILNVTPDSFSDGGQFVEKRSILSHVQEMIGDGADIIDVGGESTRPFANPVSEEEELSRVIPAIQAIRKHSSIPISIDTTKSTVAAQALEAGADIINDISALRFDPRMADIANTFKAPVIIMHMQGKPSDMQISPHYDSIIEETLSFFKERIDWLENQGISKDRIVIDPGIGFGKTLAHNLLILNRVNDYSIFGCPVLIGHSRKSFIGKILEDDSADRDSPTAILSGILAAKHVSILRVHDVKKTHEALKISQALVNAC
- a CDS encoding class I adenylate cyclase, which produces MHIKERIDRFIEYNNGRIQKSVNFKGSKAAFLFKIVPFLLHSNAPDLPGYVNEPDCCYGIHFYKPEKEMSIDLFQRYFPSSTALRSGSPSPFPQKPFIHSLKTIGSIGTIAQTDKSDCDYWVSVSLDELGDRGLAQLEQKCKLIEAWAQEQGHEVYFFPMDIVQTKENSFQSRTDEESAGSAIKLLLKDELFRTHVLVAGKMPLWWLIPPGLSDSEYKAFVDQLPETSKINLNNFVDLGYISILPKEEIFGACLWQMNKALDSPFKSVIKFAYLELLLSDRPQSIVLFSDRIKTLVTYPEQLPENSMALAIEAIDPYLLMAKEIVAFYQNERSVNKRDDFIRSCFFLKTLEGRESQKKLADGSSHLKTTTDLMEDWGLLPDNAQHYLNYRHWTHKDLLKEGTKVHEYLIETYKKLRWYLRTFSKEKRKLTITEQDIAVLGRKLFTFHEKKPNKIDYINSLSRQSMQQFDITIHVARLSGTDYFFAFQGDHDHNTIKNKKDYIIKREDDPIKLLTWMMVNGILTKSTKLHLTKNYLPVDLTDLQILVDKIIDTFPLVNFSHISADQLLKSEIIIQALAIINFDKTPVRGAKKIKSTIISLNSYGEYFVENYETITQYKNALRTLLTQHEISRWNNNLSIFIIPQPELHALQTMLDS